In a single window of the Massilia oculi genome:
- a CDS encoding formate dehydrogenase subunit delta: MNIDNLVTMANQIGTFFASYPDPREGRTEIANHLQRFWAPRMRSRLFSHIDETEGEGLNPMVIEALLEHRRDHMPPPPPGGDAG, encoded by the coding sequence ATGAACATCGACAACCTGGTCACGATGGCCAACCAGATCGGCACCTTCTTCGCGTCCTATCCGGATCCCCGGGAAGGCCGCACCGAAATCGCCAACCACCTGCAGCGCTTCTGGGCGCCGCGCATGCGCAGCCGGCTGTTCTCGCACATCGACGAGACCGAGGGCGAGGGACTCAATCCGATGGTGATCGAAGCGTTGCTGGAGCACCGGCGCGACCATATGCCGCCTCCGCCGCCGGGTGGCGACGCCGGCTGA
- the oxc gene encoding oxalyl-CoA decarboxylase, producing the protein MTNHVSVDVTDGFHLVIDALKHNDIDTIFGLVGIPITDLARLAQAEGMRFIGFRHEQNAGNAAAIAGYMTQKPGICLTVSAPGFLNGLTALANATTNCFPMILISGSSEREIVDLQQGDYEEMDQLNAAKPYAKASYRINKAEDIGVGVARAIRAAVSGRPGGVYLDLPAQLLAQTIEAGHAKRSLIKVVDPVPRQLPAPDSVQRALALLKGAKKPLILLGKGAAYAQADDDIRALVERTGIPYLPMSMAKGLLPDTHPQSASAARSYVLAEADVVVLIGARLNWLLAHGKGKTWGKPKQFVQIDISPTEIDSNVAIAAPLIGDIGSCVAALLDGLDGAGIARPDAEWLGPIAERKEQNTAKMAALLNRDVAPMNFHTALRAIRDVLKQHPDINLVNEGANTLDYARSIVDQYQPRKRFDSGTWGIMGIGMGYAIGAAVVSGKPVVAIEGDSAFGFSGMELETICRYELPVTTIIFNNNGVYRGTDVNPTGGKDVAPTVFVKNARYDKMIEAFGGIGYHVTSPEELTRALSEAIAAGKPALINAVIDETAGTESGRLTNLNPQSNAKK; encoded by the coding sequence ATGACTAACCACGTATCGGTAGACGTGACCGACGGCTTCCACCTGGTAATCGATGCCCTGAAACACAACGACATCGATACGATCTTCGGCCTGGTCGGCATTCCGATTACCGACCTGGCGCGCCTGGCGCAGGCCGAAGGGATGCGTTTCATCGGCTTTCGTCATGAACAGAACGCCGGCAATGCCGCGGCAATCGCCGGGTACATGACCCAGAAACCCGGTATCTGCCTGACGGTCTCGGCGCCGGGCTTCCTCAACGGCCTGACGGCGCTGGCCAACGCCACCACCAACTGCTTCCCGATGATCCTGATCTCGGGCTCGAGCGAGCGCGAGATCGTCGACCTGCAGCAGGGCGACTATGAAGAAATGGACCAGCTGAACGCGGCCAAGCCCTACGCCAAGGCGTCCTACCGCATCAACAAGGCCGAGGACATCGGCGTCGGCGTGGCGCGGGCGATTCGCGCCGCCGTCTCGGGCCGCCCGGGCGGCGTCTATCTCGACCTGCCGGCCCAGCTGCTGGCGCAGACCATCGAGGCCGGCCACGCCAAGCGGTCCCTGATCAAGGTGGTCGACCCGGTGCCGCGCCAGCTGCCGGCCCCGGACTCGGTGCAGCGCGCGCTGGCGCTGCTCAAGGGCGCGAAGAAGCCGCTGATCCTGCTCGGCAAGGGCGCCGCCTATGCGCAGGCCGACGACGACATCCGCGCGCTGGTCGAGCGCACCGGCATTCCCTACCTGCCGATGTCGATGGCCAAGGGCCTGTTGCCGGACACGCATCCCCAATCGGCTTCGGCGGCCCGCTCCTACGTGCTGGCCGAAGCCGACGTGGTGGTGCTGATCGGCGCGCGCCTCAACTGGCTGCTGGCCCACGGCAAGGGCAAGACCTGGGGCAAGCCGAAGCAGTTCGTCCAGATCGACATCTCGCCGACCGAGATCGACAGCAACGTGGCGATCGCCGCGCCGCTGATCGGCGACATCGGCTCCTGCGTGGCGGCCCTGCTCGACGGCCTGGACGGCGCCGGCATCGCCAGGCCGGACGCCGAATGGCTGGGCCCGATCGCCGAGCGCAAGGAGCAGAACACGGCCAAGATGGCGGCGCTGCTCAACCGCGACGTGGCGCCGATGAACTTCCACACCGCCCTGCGCGCCATCCGCGACGTGCTCAAGCAGCATCCGGACATCAACCTGGTGAACGAGGGCGCCAATACCCTGGACTATGCGCGCAGCATCGTCGACCAGTACCAGCCGCGCAAGCGTTTCGACTCCGGCACCTGGGGCATCATGGGCATCGGCATGGGCTATGCGATCGGCGCGGCCGTCGTCAGCGGCAAGCCGGTGGTCGCGATCGAAGGCGATAGCGCCTTCGGTTTTTCCGGCATGGAGCTCGAGACCATCTGCCGCTACGAGCTGCCGGTGACGACCATCATCTTCAACAACAACGGCGTCTACCGCGGCACCGACGTCAACCCGACCGGCGGCAAGGATGTCGCGCCGACCGTGTTCGTCAAGAACGCCCGCTACGACAAGATGATCGAGGCCTTCGGCGGCATCGGCTACCACGTGACCAGCCCGGAAGAGCTGACCAGGGCGCTGAGCGAGGCGATCGCCGCCGGCAAGCCCGCCCTGATCAATGCCGTGATCGACGAGACCGCCGGCACCGAGAGCGGACGCCTGACCAATCTGAATCCGCAGAGCAACGCGAAAAAGTGA
- a CDS encoding Crp/Fnr family transcriptional regulator, with the protein MTTIANHSERNIIRLQLKQNVVLKELRDSEMAALEPYLTIENHQKGDLLMNQGVHEMSQYFILDGILKRQVSNQEAKEMILRFSAERDIETSYAAWCLKTPTPFSIACVTKVRVARMPLPQWVDYLASHSTVKQAFEYEVMNLMSAIMAHTITLHLLDAPGRVHRFMRKHPDLFERLPKKELAAYLNLSPETLSRLKNRGKI; encoded by the coding sequence ATGACGACTATTGCAAATCACTCGGAACGAAACATCATTCGTCTGCAGTTAAAGCAGAATGTGGTACTCAAGGAATTGCGCGACAGCGAAATGGCGGCGCTCGAGCCGTATCTCACGATCGAGAACCACCAGAAGGGCGACCTGCTGATGAACCAGGGCGTGCACGAGATGTCGCAGTACTTCATCCTGGACGGCATCCTCAAGCGCCAGGTCTCCAACCAGGAAGCCAAGGAGATGATCCTGCGCTTCTCGGCGGAACGGGACATCGAGACCAGCTACGCCGCCTGGTGCCTCAAGACGCCGACGCCGTTCAGCATCGCCTGCGTCACCAAGGTGCGGGTGGCGCGCATGCCGCTGCCGCAGTGGGTCGATTACCTGGCAAGTCACAGCACCGTGAAGCAGGCCTTCGAGTACGAGGTCATGAACCTGATGAGCGCGATCATGGCGCACACCATCACGCTGCATCTGCTCGATGCGCCGGGCCGGGTCCACCGCTTCATGCGCAAGCATCCCGACCTGTTCGAACGGCTGCCCAAGAAGGAACTGGCGGCGTACCTGAACCTGTCGCCGGAGACCTTGAGTCGCTTGAAGAATCGGGGGAAGATCTGA
- the hyi gene encoding hydroxypyruvate isomerase produces MTRLAANLTMLFNEVDFLDRFEHAARAGFRGVEFLFPYAYRVEDIAARLDAHRLELVLHNLPAGDWAGGERGIACHPGREAEFQDGVGAAIAYAKGLGVKQLNCLAGIVPPGVAPEEAWSTLVSNLGFAAGKLKGEGIRLLIEPINTFDIPGFFLHGTRQALDLIHAAGSDNLFLQYDIYHMQRMEGELAATIKANLGLIRHIQLADNPGRFEPGTGEINYRYLLGMLDEIGYDGWVGCEYKPRAGTAQGLHWIGEHGL; encoded by the coding sequence ATGACCAGACTTGCCGCCAACCTGACCATGCTGTTCAACGAAGTCGATTTCCTCGACCGCTTCGAGCACGCCGCCAGGGCGGGCTTTCGCGGCGTCGAATTCCTGTTCCCCTACGCGTACCGGGTGGAGGACATCGCCGCCCGGCTCGACGCACACCGCCTCGAACTCGTGCTGCACAACCTGCCGGCCGGGGACTGGGCCGGCGGCGAGCGCGGCATCGCCTGCCATCCGGGACGCGAAGCGGAGTTCCAGGACGGCGTCGGCGCGGCGATCGCGTATGCCAAGGGGCTGGGCGTCAAGCAGCTCAACTGCCTGGCGGGCATCGTGCCGCCCGGCGTCGCGCCGGAGGAGGCCTGGTCCACGCTGGTGTCGAACCTCGGGTTCGCCGCCGGCAAGCTCAAAGGCGAGGGAATCCGCCTCCTGATCGAACCGATCAACACCTTCGATATCCCGGGATTCTTCCTGCATGGTACGCGCCAGGCGCTGGACCTCATCCACGCGGCCGGCTCCGACAATCTGTTCCTGCAGTACGACATCTATCACATGCAGCGCATGGAGGGCGAACTGGCGGCGACGATCAAGGCCAACCTCGGCCTGATCCGCCACATCCAGCTGGCCGACAATCCTGGCCGCTTCGAGCCGGGCACGGGCGAGATCAATTACCGCTATCTGCTCGGCATGCTCGATGAGATCGGCTATGACGGCTGGGTGGGTTGCGAGTACAAGCCCAGGGCCGGCACCGCGCAGGGCCTGCACTGGATCGGCGAGCACGGCCTTTGA
- a CDS encoding 2-dehydropantoate 2-reductase: MKIAVIGAGAIGGLVGARLALAGEEVTFIVRGANLAAIRTKGIKLIEMDGEERVASQVRATDDYDAAGEQDLVILALKAHQVDGVSAQIGKLFGPRTVVVTMQNGIPFWYFHRHGGEFDGRTVHSVDAGGELARRIPPERVLGCVVYPAAELVAPGVIRHIEGVRFPLGELDGTASERVAAVSACFQNAGFKSPVLDNIRAEIWLKLWGNVSFNPISALAHSTLVDICQYPLTRELAAEMMREAEAVATKLGITFRVTLDRRIEGAAQIGKHKTSMLQDVEAGRGPEIDALVGSVIELARMTGTPTPHIDSAYALVKLLEQTMTEEGGGVKLQRAVTTA; this comes from the coding sequence ATGAAGATCGCAGTAATTGGAGCGGGGGCTATTGGCGGCCTCGTCGGCGCCAGGTTGGCGCTGGCGGGCGAGGAGGTGACGTTCATCGTGCGGGGGGCCAATCTGGCGGCGATCCGCACGAAGGGCATCAAGCTCATCGAGATGGACGGGGAGGAGAGGGTCGCCTCGCAGGTGCGCGCGACGGACGATTATGACGCAGCCGGCGAGCAGGACCTGGTGATCCTGGCCCTCAAGGCGCACCAGGTCGATGGGGTATCGGCCCAGATCGGCAAGCTGTTCGGTCCGCGCACCGTGGTCGTGACGATGCAGAACGGCATACCGTTCTGGTATTTCCACCGCCATGGCGGCGAGTTCGACGGGCGCACCGTGCACAGCGTCGACGCCGGCGGCGAGTTGGCGCGCCGGATTCCACCGGAGCGGGTGCTCGGCTGCGTGGTCTATCCGGCCGCCGAACTGGTGGCGCCGGGCGTCATCCGGCACATCGAAGGCGTGCGCTTCCCGCTGGGGGAACTGGACGGTACGGCGAGCGAGCGGGTGGCTGCGGTATCGGCCTGCTTCCAGAACGCCGGCTTCAAGTCGCCGGTGCTCGACAATATCCGCGCCGAGATCTGGCTCAAGCTATGGGGCAACGTCAGCTTCAATCCGATCAGCGCGCTGGCGCACTCGACCCTGGTCGACATCTGCCAATACCCGCTCACGCGCGAACTGGCGGCGGAGATGATGCGCGAGGCGGAAGCGGTGGCGACCAAATTGGGCATCACCTTCCGCGTGACCCTGGACCGGCGGATCGAGGGCGCGGCGCAGATCGGCAAGCACAAGACCTCGATGCTGCAGGACGTGGAGGCGGGCCGGGGGCCGGAGATCGATGCCCTGGTCGGGTCGGTGATCGAACTGGCGCGCATGACCGGCACGCCGACGCCGCATATCGATTCGGCGTATGCGCTGGTGAAGCTGCTGGAGCAGACCATGACCGAGGAGGGTGGTGGGGTCAAGCTGCAGAGGGCGGTGACGACAGCTTAG
- a CDS encoding histone deacetylase family protein codes for MDTWVFHHPACLAHEPGPGHPESPQRLHVVMKALRQPEFSQLAWREAPLGTRGQVLLVHGEEYVDAIAAAAPRSGLVALDGGDTLMSRGTWEAVMRCVGAACAGVDAVVAGEAANVFCATRPCGHHAEPERAMGFCIFNQAAIAAAYALDAHGLQRVAVVDFDVHHGNGTQAAFFHRPQLFFGSTHQSPLYPGTGAEHETGASGNIVNLPLPPGAGSTLFRAAVKSELLPALRRFAPQLIVISAGFDAHHCDPLANMTLEDEDYAWITREVMEIAGEVCEGRIVSILEGGYSAEGLLGGSAAHVRALLQR; via the coding sequence ATGGATACCTGGGTGTTTCATCATCCGGCCTGCCTGGCGCACGAGCCCGGGCCGGGCCATCCCGAATCGCCGCAGCGCCTGCACGTGGTGATGAAGGCGCTGCGCCAGCCCGAATTTTCGCAACTGGCCTGGCGCGAGGCGCCGCTCGGCACGCGCGGGCAGGTGCTGCTGGTGCACGGCGAGGAGTATGTCGACGCGATCGCCGCCGCGGCGCCGCGCAGCGGCCTGGTGGCGCTGGACGGCGGCGACACGCTGATGTCGCGCGGCACCTGGGAGGCGGTGATGCGCTGCGTCGGCGCCGCCTGCGCCGGGGTCGATGCGGTGGTGGCGGGGGAGGCCGCCAACGTCTTCTGCGCGACCCGGCCCTGCGGCCATCACGCCGAGCCGGAGCGGGCGATGGGCTTCTGCATCTTCAACCAGGCCGCCATCGCCGCGGCCTACGCCCTCGACGCGCATGGCCTGCAGCGCGTCGCCGTCGTCGATTTCGACGTCCACCACGGCAACGGAACGCAAGCGGCATTCTTCCACCGCCCACAACTATTCTTTGGTTCGACCCATCAGTCGCCGCTGTATCCGGGAACCGGTGCGGAACACGAGACGGGTGCCAGCGGCAATATCGTCAACCTGCCGCTGCCGCCGGGCGCCGGCTCGACGCTGTTTCGCGCCGCCGTGAAGAGCGAGCTGCTGCCCGCCTTGCGGCGCTTCGCGCCACAGCTGATCGTGATCTCGGCCGGGTTCGACGCGCACCACTGCGATCCCCTGGCCAATATGACCCTGGAAGACGAGGATTACGCCTGGATTACGCGCGAAGTGATGGAGATCGCAGGGGAGGTGTGCGAGGGCAGGATCGTGTCGATCCTCGAAGGCGGCTACAGCGCCGAAGGGCTGCTGGGCGGCAGCGCGGCGCACGTACGTGCGCTGCTGCAGCGCTGA
- a CDS encoding PAS domain-containing protein → MQANIDFQQLLQALGDGVVVCDAKGNITYWNAAATRIFGFSENEAIGQSLDLIIPERQRQRHWGGYDKTMATGQTRYGSDILRVPALHKEGKPLSIAFTVALLHGPGGEVSAIVALVRDETERWSEERKLRARLAQLETAQA, encoded by the coding sequence ATGCAAGCCAACATCGATTTCCAACAACTGCTGCAGGCGCTGGGCGACGGCGTCGTCGTCTGTGATGCGAAAGGTAACATCACGTACTGGAACGCCGCGGCCACGCGCATCTTCGGCTTCAGCGAAAACGAGGCCATCGGGCAGTCGCTCGACCTGATCATCCCCGAGCGCCAGCGCCAGCGGCACTGGGGCGGCTATGACAAGACCATGGCCACCGGCCAGACGCGCTACGGCAGCGACATCCTGCGCGTGCCGGCGCTGCACAAGGAAGGTAAACCCCTGTCGATCGCGTTTACGGTGGCGCTATTGCATGGGCCGGGTGGGGAAGTGTCGGCGATCGTCGCCCTGGTGCGCGACGAGACCGAACGATGGAGTGAAGAACGCAAGCTGCGCGCGAGGTTGGCGCAGCTCGAGACGGCGCAGGCTTGA
- a CDS encoding 2-hydroxy-3-oxopropionate reductase — MTKVGFIGLGIMGGPMATKLQEGGCKLYLHDLKNPPLALIEGGATVCTNATEVAKRADIIIVMVPDTPHVEEVLFGAEGVAAGLTPGKIVIDMSSISPMATKEFAKKINKRQCDYLDAPVSGGEVGARAATLTIMVGGGQEAFDRARPLFELMGKNITLVGGNGDGQTTKVANQIIVALNIQAVAEALLFASKAGADPARVRQALMGGFAASRILEVHGERMVKRTFAPGFRIELHQKDLNLALQGAKSLGLSLPNTASAQELMNSCAAHGMAQLDHSALCQAIERMSNHAIATA; from the coding sequence ATGACGAAAGTAGGATTCATCGGCCTTGGCATCATGGGCGGCCCCATGGCCACCAAGCTGCAGGAAGGCGGCTGCAAGCTGTACCTGCACGACCTGAAAAATCCGCCGCTGGCGCTGATCGAGGGCGGCGCCACGGTCTGCACCAACGCCACCGAGGTGGCCAAGCGCGCCGACATCATCATCGTGATGGTGCCCGACACCCCGCACGTGGAAGAAGTGCTGTTCGGCGCCGAGGGCGTGGCGGCCGGGCTTACCCCCGGCAAGATCGTGATCGACATGAGTTCGATCTCGCCGATGGCCACCAAGGAATTCGCGAAAAAGATCAACAAGCGCCAGTGCGACTACCTCGACGCGCCGGTGTCGGGCGGCGAGGTGGGGGCGCGCGCCGCGACGCTCACCATCATGGTCGGTGGAGGGCAAGAGGCGTTCGACCGGGCCAGGCCGCTGTTCGAGCTGATGGGAAAGAACATCACGCTGGTGGGCGGCAACGGCGATGGCCAGACCACCAAGGTGGCGAACCAGATCATCGTCGCGCTCAACATCCAGGCCGTGGCGGAGGCGCTGCTGTTCGCCTCGAAGGCGGGCGCCGACCCGGCCAGGGTCAGGCAGGCGCTGATGGGCGGCTTCGCCGCCTCGCGCATCCTGGAAGTGCACGGCGAGCGCATGGTCAAGCGCACCTTCGCGCCGGGCTTCCGTATCGAGCTGCACCAGAAGGACCTGAACCTGGCGCTGCAGGGTGCGAAAAGCCTCGGCCTTTCGCTGCCGAATACGGCCAGCGCCCAGGAGCTGATGAATTCCTGCGCCGCCCACGGCATGGCCCAGCTCGATCATTCGGCGCTGTGCCAGGCGATCGAGCGGATGTCGAACCACGCCATCGCCACCGCCTGA
- the frc gene encoding formyl-CoA transferase, whose protein sequence is MSKPLEGIKIIDFTHVQAGPACTQLLAWFGADVIKVERPGAGDVTRSQLRDIPGVDALYFTMLNSNKRSLTLDTKTPEGKEILTKLIKESDVLVENFGPGALDRMGFTWEHIKELNPGMIVASVKGFSDGHHYEDLKVYENVAQCAGGAASTTGFDDGPPTVSAAALGDSNTGMHLAIGILTALRARDTTGKGQKVAVSMQDSVLNLCRVKLRDQQRLDRVGYLEEYPQYPHGKFSDVVPRGGNAGGGGQPGWVLKCKGWETDPNAYIYFTIQGHAWAPICKAIGKEEWIDDPAYMTAIARQDKIFDIFGTIEEWLKDKTKFEAVDILRKYDIPCSPVLSMKEIAADPSLRASGTIAEVEHKERGTYLTVGSPIKFSDMKVEIKGSPLLGEHTDEVLEGLGYSTREIAALHEKRVV, encoded by the coding sequence ATGAGCAAACCACTCGAAGGCATCAAGATCATCGACTTCACCCACGTCCAGGCCGGCCCCGCCTGCACCCAGCTGCTGGCCTGGTTCGGCGCCGACGTGATCAAGGTCGAGCGTCCCGGCGCGGGCGACGTCACGCGCTCGCAGCTGCGCGACATTCCCGGCGTCGACGCCCTGTATTTCACTATGCTGAACAGCAATAAACGGTCGCTGACGCTCGACACCAAGACGCCCGAAGGAAAGGAAATCCTGACCAAGCTGATCAAGGAGTCGGACGTGCTGGTCGAGAACTTCGGTCCGGGCGCGCTCGACCGCATGGGCTTTACCTGGGAGCACATCAAGGAACTGAACCCGGGCATGATCGTCGCGTCGGTGAAGGGCTTCAGCGACGGCCACCACTACGAGGACCTGAAGGTCTATGAAAACGTGGCGCAGTGCGCCGGCGGCGCTGCCTCGACCACCGGCTTCGACGACGGCCCACCGACCGTCAGCGCGGCCGCCCTGGGCGACAGCAATACCGGCATGCACCTGGCGATCGGCATCCTGACCGCCCTGCGTGCGCGCGACACCACCGGCAAGGGCCAGAAAGTGGCGGTGTCGATGCAGGACAGCGTGCTGAATCTGTGCCGTGTGAAATTGCGCGACCAGCAGCGCCTGGACCGGGTCGGCTACCTGGAAGAGTATCCGCAATACCCGCACGGCAAATTCTCCGACGTCGTGCCGCGTGGCGGCAATGCCGGCGGCGGCGGCCAGCCGGGCTGGGTGCTCAAGTGCAAGGGCTGGGAGACCGATCCCAACGCCTATATCTACTTCACCATCCAGGGCCATGCCTGGGCGCCGATCTGCAAGGCGATCGGCAAGGAAGAGTGGATCGACGACCCGGCCTACATGACCGCCATCGCGCGCCAGGACAAGATCTTCGACATTTTCGGGACGATCGAGGAATGGCTGAAGGACAAGACCAAGTTCGAGGCGGTCGACATCCTGCGCAAGTACGACATTCCCTGCTCGCCGGTGCTGTCGATGAAGGAGATCGCCGCCGATCCATCGCTGCGCGCCAGCGGCACGATCGCCGAGGTCGAGCACAAGGAGCGGGGCACCTACCTGACCGTGGGCAGCCCCATCAAGTTCTCGGACATGAAGGTCGAGATCAAGGGTTCGCCGCTGCTGGGCGAGCACACCGATGAGGTGCTGGAAGGCCTGGGCTACAGCACCAGGGAGATCGCGGCGCTGCACGAGAAGCGGGTGGTGTGA
- a CDS encoding fumarylacetoacetate hydrolase family protein, which yields MIRHWIRFQHLDTVRFGTLEGDKIRIFKGDMFDSPRRTDMAVNLNEVEVLTPSVPGKVLAMWNNFHALGQKLGLAPPAEPLYLMKPSTSHLAPGGTIRKPLCEGKVAFEGELAIVIGRRCTAVPVEEAHDYVFGYTCANDVTVGEIIGRDPTFPQWVRAKGFDTFCPFGPVIATGLNPAMLVVRTTLNGEVRQDYPINDMVFSVAELVSRISQDMTLEPGDLLLCGTSVGVGSMRPGSTIEVEIDGIGKLINRFE from the coding sequence ATGATCCGACACTGGATACGCTTCCAACACCTCGACACCGTACGTTTTGGCACGCTCGAGGGCGACAAGATCCGGATCTTCAAGGGCGATATGTTCGACAGCCCGCGACGGACCGACATGGCGGTGAACCTGAACGAGGTCGAGGTGCTCACGCCGAGCGTACCGGGCAAGGTCCTGGCGATGTGGAACAACTTTCACGCGCTCGGCCAGAAGCTGGGCCTGGCGCCGCCCGCCGAGCCGCTCTACCTGATGAAGCCGTCGACCTCCCACCTGGCGCCGGGCGGCACGATCCGCAAGCCGCTGTGTGAGGGCAAGGTGGCGTTCGAGGGCGAGCTGGCGATCGTGATCGGCCGTCGCTGCACCGCGGTCCCGGTCGAGGAGGCGCACGACTACGTGTTCGGCTACACCTGTGCCAACGACGTCACCGTGGGCGAGATCATCGGGCGCGATCCGACCTTTCCCCAGTGGGTGCGCGCCAAGGGCTTCGACACCTTTTGCCCGTTCGGCCCGGTGATCGCCACCGGGCTCAACCCGGCAATGCTGGTGGTGCGCACGACCCTGAACGGCGAGGTGCGCCAGGATTATCCGATCAACGACATGGTGTTTTCGGTGGCCGAACTGGTCAGCCGGATTTCCCAGGACATGACACTTGAGCCGGGCGACCTCCTGCTGTGCGGGACGTCGGTCGGCGTCGGCTCGATGCGGCCGGGCAGCACGATCGAGGTAGAGATCGACGGCATCGGAAAGCTCATCAATCGGTTCGAGTAA
- the fdhD gene encoding formate dehydrogenase accessory sulfurtransferase FdhD translates to MMDALDMDAHAKVQEPFQYFPSACMTVARTHGGQLRGTQDELAEEVPVALEYNGVSHAVMLATPADLEEFALGFSLSEGIVASPAECYGVEIEHAASGITAHIDLAAGAFMRLKERRRSLAGRTGCGLCGVDSLAQVVRPLPWLAPTRALSGPAIRRALLDARAQQPLNRITGATHAAIWCGRDGRPRAAFEDVGRHNALDKLIGGLYLAGADLSDGFCLITSRASVEMVQKAATVGIAAMVAISAPTALAVRTALGCGLTLVAFARGDDFVAYAHGANIAMESA, encoded by the coding sequence ATGATGGACGCCCTCGACATGGATGCGCACGCCAAGGTGCAGGAGCCCTTCCAGTACTTCCCGAGCGCCTGCATGACCGTCGCCCGCACGCACGGCGGCCAGTTGCGCGGCACGCAGGACGAGCTGGCCGAGGAAGTACCGGTGGCGCTCGAGTACAACGGCGTCTCGCACGCGGTGATGCTGGCCACGCCCGCCGACCTCGAGGAGTTTGCGCTCGGCTTCTCCCTGAGCGAAGGCATCGTCGCCTCGCCCGCCGAATGCTATGGCGTGGAGATCGAACACGCTGCAAGCGGCATCACCGCCCACATCGACCTCGCCGCCGGCGCCTTCATGCGTCTCAAGGAGCGGCGGCGCAGCCTGGCGGGCCGTACCGGCTGCGGCCTGTGCGGCGTCGACAGCCTGGCCCAGGTGGTGCGGCCCCTTCCCTGGCTGGCGCCGACGCGGGCGCTGTCCGGCCCGGCGATCCGGCGCGCCCTGCTCGATGCCAGGGCCCAGCAGCCGCTCAACCGCATCACCGGCGCCACCCATGCGGCCATCTGGTGCGGCCGGGACGGCAGGCCGCGCGCGGCCTTCGAGGACGTCGGCCGCCACAACGCGCTCGACAAGCTGATCGGCGGCCTGTACCTGGCCGGGGCCGACCTGAGCGACGGCTTTTGCCTGATCACCAGCCGCGCCAGCGTCGAGATGGTGCAGAAGGCCGCCACCGTCGGCATCGCCGCCATGGTGGCCATTTCGGCCCCTACCGCCCTCGCCGTCCGTACCGCACTCGGTTGCGGGCTGACCCTGGTCGCCTTTGCCCGCGGCGACGACTTCGTCGCCTACGCCCACGGCGCCAACATCGCAATGGAATCCGCATGA